A portion of the Cydia strobilella chromosome 5, ilCydStro3.1, whole genome shotgun sequence genome contains these proteins:
- the LOC134741847 gene encoding bombyxin A-3 homolog, whose product MKVLILMVFLFTLALCAGHIGGGLMMQDLSPQVYCGRNLAIAISELCLMQRHQKRSETLFGTGISPYYKEDFGYPWLPPQQAKGLALPSRGKRLVNGIVDECCNKPCSMEEMLGYCN is encoded by the exons ATGAAAGTCCTGATATTGATGGTATTCCTGTTCACTTTGGCGCTTTGCGCCGGACATATCGGCGGAGGCCTGATGATGCAAGACCTCAGTCCTCAGGTGTACTGCGGCAGAAACCTAGCCATAGCGATATCGGAGCTCTGTCTTATGCAGAGACACCAAAAGAGATCCGAGACCTTGTTCG GTACTGGCATTTCCCCCTACTACAAAGAGGACTTTGGCTATCCTTGGCTTCCCCCCCAGCAGGCAAAAGGCCTGGCGCTTCCCTCGCGCGGCAAGAGGCTCGTAAACGGAATCGTTGACGAATGCTGCAATAAGCCCTGCAGCATGGAAGAAATGCTCGGTTACTGTAATTAG